The DNA segment aaaaaaattgtattaaaattttctagattcttgtTTGTAATCTTAGAAACTGTTTAAGaatgttttgagttttttttaaatattatatcaagacaatttttgtagaagaaaaaattatcttaaattttcccaaaaattttaatcaaatttttttctaaatatattcagAACTTCTATACAACTTACacaataattcgatttttttaaagcattttgaaataattcaggaaaattaagaaaatttccataaaatcttttttttccccaacaattttgaaaatattttcaaatgttttcaaattaaaaaaaaaagtattttcttaaaataagttttgtaaaataaaaaaaatcattcacaatttcttagaaatcttaagaacttttttatcatcttgaaacattttaatatatttgaagaactttaatttttgtaaacattttttgaaaaaatctgcaaaataaaaaaaaatggtcttaaaatcttttatattctttttttttacaatttctgaaacgtttttaaatattctctgaaaataaatttggtaaaatgaagaatcattccTAATTTCTCAGAAATCCCaagaatcgttttttcatcttgaaacattttaatacctttaaaaatcttttaaattttatttctaaatctttgaaaatgtacattttgttttaggtattttgaaaatattttcgaattctaaattatttttgaaaattaataaaaactaaagaatgaaaaaaattgtattaaaattttctagattcttgcttgaaaatttagaaaatgttttagaatgttttgagttttttaaaaaatattctcttaaaataatttttgtgaaagaaaaaatcatttcaaattttccttaatatcctaatcaattttttttcgaaaaatcttgaaaaactaaaatcttttttaaatttcaaataattttttctaaattaagaaaatttgcataaaatatttttttttcaaatgatttagaaaatattttcttaaaataaatttagcaaaataaaaaatcattcctaATTTCTCGGAAATCTCaagacttttttttcattttgaaaatcttttaaacttatttttgaaatttattagaaacttataaacatcttttaaactgtttcgaatttttctaaacactttagtaaaattctgcaaaattagaaaaatttccttaaaatcttccagatacttttttgcaaatttagaaaattttttggaatattttgaactcttttcaaatactttcttaaaataaaaaatcattttaaattttgccagaaattttaagaaaattttactcaaaatgtttaacaattctCAAGATTgatattattttcgaatcttatcaaaacttctaaatatcttttaaaataattcaaacttttcttcgaaaaatagttaaattttctaaactaaacatttttatttaatttcataatacGAATTAACCAAAAAAGCATAATCTCGAAAAAtatctctaaaataaaaaacaaaaaaatctccgAAATTTCCAAGTTTTTTCCAGATGAGTAGAACAccctgtttaaaaagaaaaagtgaaCCATCGATCAAGACAGTCGCCATACCAAAAAAATCAGAGATCTctgaaaaaacagttaaaaaaaacctattaaaatgaaaccattttaaaagaaaaatctgttttcCCCCTCCTAAGAAGCGACCGATATTATTTTTGTCACGACAACTGTCTTGagccgaaaatataatttaaaaaaaaaatcaaacttcacCTCGACTtacattaaaagtaataaaattttttgttcttaattccGCCAAATCTTTGCCTAAAATCGAGGCTATTTACATCATTTAAACTCGTATTCACATTAACAAGAAAACTTCATCTACTCACAACTAAAACGGCAGAGCTTGCGAAAGAGAATTCAAATCCTTAATTCTCTTTCCAGTAGGCTCATAATCGCAAACTTCAATCTCAGATTCCGAGGAAGTTTCAACCTCTAAAATATTTTCCTTCCTCTGGGCCTGCATTTCCAAAATCTCATCATCATCGCCCGAACAGACATCAATTTCCGACTCGATGTCACTTTCCTGAACTCTAAGCGGACTGTCCTCGCATCTCTGGACCTCAATATGATCACTGGAAGAGTCCGACTCGTTCAGATTATTATTGTCTTGGTCATTTTGCAACCTGCTGCAATTCAGGGAATTGTTCGTGTCAATTTCCTCGCTCTCGACGAAATCAACGTCCACGGAAATGGAGCTTTCATCGACATTGATCAAAACCTCGGGAGCTGATATGCGATCCGGCAGTTTTGGGGAATCGGAAATTTCTTCCTCGAGATAATCAAGCTCGATAGTGGTTTTTTGCGAATCTTCTAGCTTTGATTTCCCCGGCTGGGACTCGAGGGATTTTTCCTTGAGAAGATTGAAAGAGCTTTGACCGTTGAAGATTATGCCGAAAGAGGAGAGGACTTGCTCTCGGAAATTTAGGAAGCCTTCGAGTTTTTTGAAACATGGATCGCAGAGGTAAACGGGCGATCCACATGTTTCAAAGatctgaaattatagaattattaatacataattatttttcattaattaatatattaattaatgaaagatgaattttaaatttaaaaaaaaaaaaaaaatttcaacccaaaaagacgaattttctagaaatctgttgaattttgtcccaaaaatataatattagacttatgaattcaaagaattttggttttaaattgaaaaaaacatgaatttttactcctaaagggcgaatttttaatttaaaaaggcgaAATTGTTGTTTAAATAGGGGGAATAGGCtgattcttcagaaaaattagggaattaattattgtaaataaaattaatgtggatAACATATTGAACTCTTAAgatttctaatcaaaatttatgttatttaaaaataaaatagtgcaattttcaaccagggACGGTTTTCTAATAAAcaagtcgaatttttttataaaacagttaacttttaaaatcgaaaaatttaNNNNNNNNNNNNNNNNNNNNNNNNNNNNNNNNNNNNNNNNNNNNNNNNNNNNNNNNNNNNNNNNNNNNNNNNNNNNNNNNNNNNNNNNNNNNNNNNNNNNcccaaaaatataatattagacttataaattcaaacaattttggttttaaattgataaaacatgaatttttaatcctaaagggcgaatttttatttaaaaaggcgaAGTTGCTGTTTAAATAGGGGGAATAGGCtgattcttcagaaaaattagggaattaattattgtaaataaaattaatgtggatAACATATtgaattcttaagatttctaatcaaaatttatgttatttaaaaataaaatagtgcaattttcaaccagggACGATTTTCGACTAAGcaagtcgaattttttataaaacagttgaattttaaaatcgtaaagtttaattttcgactaaaaaaatgaattttcaatcaaataattgaattttaaacaaacaataaatatttttcaacaaaacatttgaactttcaaatagcggagacaaatttttaacaaaataggtaatttttaactaaacagttgaattttcaaccaaatagtcgattttttaaacaaagaagatttaatttcaacaacaaaaaattgaattttccacaaagcagttgaattttcaaccaaaaaagttaaagtgTCAAGataaaaagtcgagttttttataaaatatttgtctttgcaaaccgaaaagtttaattttcaaataaaaagttaattttcaacaaaataattaaatttttcgcaaacaaaaaatatttttcaaagaaaagttgaactttcaaaaataagagatgaattttcaacaaaatatgggaatttttaaccaaacaattgaatttttaaccaaatatttgaatttttaaacaaaaaagatttaagttcagccaaaaaaaaacatgaattttctacaaagatttgaatttttaacctaaaaagttaaactttttaaaaacagatgatttctaacccgaaaagatcaattttcaacagcgaaggttatttttaaccaaataatttaattttcaacagaatagttaaattttgaaccaaatagttgaattttcaactaaataatttaattttcaagaaacaaaaaatagttttcaaaaaagtagttcaattttcaaataaaagtca comes from the Belonocnema kinseyi isolate 2016_QV_RU_SX_M_011 chromosome 6, B_treatae_v1, whole genome shotgun sequence genome and includes:
- the LOC117174884 gene encoding uncharacterized protein LOC117174884: MSAVCCVCQQKLSSENNKKNIFKDDLIIRNESEKAEGINYEERAMKLYSGIELITHQKIFETCGSPVYLCDPCFKKLEGFLNFREQVLSSFGIIFNGQSSFNLLKEKSLESQPGKSKLEDSQKTTIELDYLEEEISDSPKLPDRISAPEVLINVDESSISVDVDFVESEEIDTNNSLNCSRLQNDQDNNNLNESDSSSDHIEVQRCEDSPLRVQESDIESEIDVCSGDDDEILEMQAQRKENILEVETSSESEIEVCDYEPTGKRIKDLNSLSQALPF